A genomic window from Salvia hispanica cultivar TCC Black 2014 chromosome 5, UniMelb_Shisp_WGS_1.0, whole genome shotgun sequence includes:
- the LOC125186119 gene encoding N-alpha-acetyltransferase MAK3, which translates to MALEFDTSEIEYMSYSGEHHLPLIMNLVDQELSEPYSIFTYRYFVYLWPNLSFLAFHKGKCVGTVVCKMGDHRHTFRGYIAMLVVLNSYRGRGIATELVSRSIKVMMESGCEEVTLEAEVTNKGALALYGRLGFIRAKRLFRYYLNGVDAFRLKLLFPRPEPDYSDSIKSVADESEEHGDGMPPEERTIQ; encoded by the exons ATGGCGTTGGAGTTTGATACGTCTGAGATAGAGTACATGAGCTACAGCGGTGAGCATCACCTGCCACTGATTATGAATCTCGTGGATCAGGAGCTGAGTGAGCCTTATTCCATCTTCACCTACCGATACTTCGTCTATCTCTGGCCCAATCTCTCTTTTCTC GCATTCcataaaggaaaatgtgttggCACGGTGGTGTGCAAAATGGGAGATCATCGTCATACTTTCAGAGGATACATCGCCATGCTTGTTGTTCTCAACTCTTACAGAGGCCGAGGCATTG CAACTGAGCTTGTTAGTAGATCAATTAAAGTGATGATGGAATCAGGTTGCGAGGAG GTAACACTAGAAGCAGAAGTGACCAATAAAGGAGCACTAGCACTGTATGGTCGTCTGGGATTTATCAGAGCCAAGAGGCTTTTCCGTTACTACTTGAATGGTGTTGATGCTTTCCGGCTGAAGCTATTGTTTCCTCGACCAGAACCAGACTACTCTGATTCAATTAAGTCGGTTGCAGATGAGAGTGAGGAGCATGGTGATGGGATGCCCCCTGAAGAAAGAACTATACAGTAA
- the LOC125189168 gene encoding nuclear transcription factor Y subunit A-9-like isoform X2: protein MPSSGQQEDSSINHAAVQPQGSVEGIPRDTETNAVLHSDLNRNNGEQEQQHLDANAQMELVGHSIMLTSYPYADPQYGGILTYGAPVHPHLLGYHPGRMPLPLEMEEEPVYVNAKQYHGILRRRQIRAKAELEKKLVKNRKPYLHESRHKHAMKRLRGSGGRFLNTKKLDGKENSASAEQSKSGETASSQSHAPAYAHLSTNSNGASHQNNEGALSTVQEMHKDHTPSKGFNSSHGLGGSYCESGHLSKNSWNSLVSRGPRGPSSSK, encoded by the exons ATGCCTTCTTCAGGGCAGCAAGAAGATAGTTCCATAAATCATGCAGCTGTTCAACCACAAGGCTCTGTTGAAGGGATCCCCAGGGATACAGAAACTAATGCTGTTCTTCACTCTG ACTTGAATAGAAACAATGGCGAGCAAGAGCAACAACATCTTGATGCAAATGCACAAATGGAGCTTGTTGGTCATTCTATT ATGCTGACATCATATCCATATGCGGACCCACAATATGGGGGGATTTTGACATATGGGGCGCCG GTGCATCCTCACTTGCTCGGCTATCATCCAGGAAGAATGCCTCTGCCTCttgaaatggaagaagaaCCTGTTTATGTGAATGCAAAGCAGTACCATGGAATTCTGAGGCGCAGACAAATACGAGCAAAAGCTGAATTGGAAAAGAAATTGGTGAAAAACAGAAaa CCTTACCTTCATGAATCTCGTCATAAACATGCTATGAAAAGGTTAAGAGGCTCCGGAGGCCGTTTCCTGAATACCAAAAAGCTCGATGGCAAAGAAAACTCTGCCTCAGCGGAGCAATCAAAATCAGGGGAAACTGCTTCATCGCAGTCACACGCCCCTGCTTATGCTCATTTGTCCACAAACAGTAACGGTGCCTCTCATCAAAACAACGAAGGAGCGTTATCTACGGTTCAAGAAATGCACAAAGACCATACTCCCTCCAAGGGGTTCAACAGCTCTCACGGTCTGGGGGGGTCATACTGCGAAAGTGGACATTTGAGCAAAAACAGCTGGAACTCGCTAGTGAGCCGGGGCCCACGAGGGCCTTCCTCTAGCAAATGA
- the LOC125186794 gene encoding malignant T-cell-amplified sequence 1 homolog: MFKKFSSEEVSAQNQVKASVQRKIRQSIAEEYPGLEPVLDDLLPKKSPLIVAKCPNHLNLVLVNNVPLFFNIRDGPYMPTLRLLHQYPNIMKKLQVDRGAIRFVLAGANIMCPGLTSPGGVLDDEVEAETPVAIMAEGKENALAIGFTKMSAKDIRTINKGIGIDNMHYLNDGLWKMERLE; this comes from the exons ATGTTCAAAAA GTTCTCATCTGAAGAAGTTTCTGCACAAAATCAAGTGAAGGCATCTGTGCAGCGCAAAATACGGCAAAGTATTGCTGAAGAG TACCCAGGACTTGAACCTGTTTTGGATGATTTGTTGCCAAAAAAGTCACCACTGATTGTAGCAAAATG CCCAAATCATCTAAATTTGGTTTTGGTGAACAATGTGCCACTGTTTTTCAACATACGTGATGGCCCTTATATGCCAACACTACGACTGCTTCATCaat ATCCCAACATCATGAAAAAATTGCAAGTTGATAGGGGCGCGATAAGATTTGTTCTTGCTGGTGCTAATATTATGTGCCCTGGGCTTACATCTCCTGGGGGTGTGTTGGACGATGAAGTAGAGGCTGAAACTCCAGTG GCTATAATGGCTGAAGGAAAGGAAAATGCTCTAGCTATTGGATTTACGAAGATGTCAGCAAAAGATAT ACGAACTATCAACAAAGGAATTGGTATTGATAACATGCACTATCTTAATGATGGACTATGGAAG ATGGAGCGTCTcgaataa
- the LOC125189168 gene encoding nuclear transcription factor Y subunit A-4-like isoform X1, with product MPTLTKSNTNRQVEKGLRSIQTSTPYGQPWWQGLGSNDMPSSGQQEDSSINHAAVQPQGSVEGIPRDTETNAVLHSDLNRNNGEQEQQHLDANAQMELVGHSIMLTSYPYADPQYGGILTYGAPVHPHLLGYHPGRMPLPLEMEEEPVYVNAKQYHGILRRRQIRAKAELEKKLVKNRKPYLHESRHKHAMKRLRGSGGRFLNTKKLDGKENSASAEQSKSGETASSQSHAPAYAHLSTNSNGASHQNNEGALSTVQEMHKDHTPSKGFNSSHGLGGSYCESGHLSKNSWNSLVSRGPRGPSSSK from the exons ATGCCCACGCTTACAAAAAGTAATACTAATAGACAAGTAGAGAAAGGACTAAGAAGCATCCAGACCTCAACACCCTATGGTCAGCCTTGGTGGCAGGGTCTTGGGAGCAATGACATGCCTTCTTCAGGGCAGCAAGAAGATAGTTCCATAAATCATGCAGCTGTTCAACCACAAGGCTCTGTTGAAGGGATCCCCAGGGATACAGAAACTAATGCTGTTCTTCACTCTG ACTTGAATAGAAACAATGGCGAGCAAGAGCAACAACATCTTGATGCAAATGCACAAATGGAGCTTGTTGGTCATTCTATT ATGCTGACATCATATCCATATGCGGACCCACAATATGGGGGGATTTTGACATATGGGGCGCCG GTGCATCCTCACTTGCTCGGCTATCATCCAGGAAGAATGCCTCTGCCTCttgaaatggaagaagaaCCTGTTTATGTGAATGCAAAGCAGTACCATGGAATTCTGAGGCGCAGACAAATACGAGCAAAAGCTGAATTGGAAAAGAAATTGGTGAAAAACAGAAaa CCTTACCTTCATGAATCTCGTCATAAACATGCTATGAAAAGGTTAAGAGGCTCCGGAGGCCGTTTCCTGAATACCAAAAAGCTCGATGGCAAAGAAAACTCTGCCTCAGCGGAGCAATCAAAATCAGGGGAAACTGCTTCATCGCAGTCACACGCCCCTGCTTATGCTCATTTGTCCACAAACAGTAACGGTGCCTCTCATCAAAACAACGAAGGAGCGTTATCTACGGTTCAAGAAATGCACAAAGACCATACTCCCTCCAAGGGGTTCAACAGCTCTCACGGTCTGGGGGGGTCATACTGCGAAAGTGGACATTTGAGCAAAAACAGCTGGAACTCGCTAGTGAGCCGGGGCCCACGAGGGCCTTCCTCTAGCAAATGA